From Heliomicrobium modesticaldum Ice1, a single genomic window includes:
- a CDS encoding stage III sporulation protein AF, which produces MIILVGTLLDMLLPNGRLQSLVRLVAGLFIMVAVLNPIMSWLNRNDWAATLGGDMPAREVAGYDEIRRKGEALREEGLHQAREEAKNRLQRQVEALVGLKPGVKAAAAQVELGKREENPSAIGQITVTLRPDEPAKGSKEATEAVAPVMVDDRDLQKGAGDLANDPKAAPAQKGEIDREATAQSIVQTLSGFYGIPPERIRVFWE; this is translated from the coding sequence TTGATCATCCTTGTGGGCACCCTGCTGGACATGCTCCTGCCCAACGGAAGGTTGCAGTCTCTGGTCCGGCTGGTGGCGGGGCTGTTTATCATGGTGGCTGTCCTCAATCCGATCATGAGCTGGCTCAACCGGAACGACTGGGCCGCCACGCTGGGCGGAGACATGCCCGCCCGCGAGGTCGCCGGTTACGATGAGATCCGCCGCAAGGGAGAGGCCTTGCGGGAAGAGGGGCTCCATCAGGCTCGCGAAGAGGCAAAAAACCGTTTGCAGCGTCAGGTGGAGGCCCTCGTCGGGCTGAAGCCGGGCGTAAAAGCGGCGGCAGCACAGGTGGAACTGGGCAAAAGGGAGGAGAACCCTTCGGCCATCGGGCAGATCACCGTCACCTTGCGACCGGACGAACCGGCGAAAGGGTCGAAGGAGGCGACAGAAGCGGTTGCACCGGTGATGGTCGACGACCGGGATCTGCAAAAGGGCGCCGGCGACCTTGCGAACGATCCCAAGGCCGCCCCCGCGCAGAAGGGCGAAATCGATAGAGAGGCGACTGCCCAATCGATCGTCCAGACCTTGTCCGGCTTCTACGGGATCCCGCCGGAGCGGATCCGGGTTTTCTGGGAATAA
- the spoIIIAE gene encoding stage III sporulation protein AE: MWRHMLCLFLVLLLSVSQLSLAVPPAAAAPGASVTPSQGSSGDPSGGGSPAPAPTVDLSEFQRVLEELERDKGKYLPSLNPRTIMEDIRNGRVSLSIGEVFRGVMGYLFQEVLANTALLGELIILAVVVAVLNHFQSSFESGAVSKTAFAVGYMVLITIAIHSFYAAVQTGRGAIDDMVRFMQAILPVLLTLLTAMGGFASGALFHPVIFGAITLISTLIKDWIFPLILFSAVLGILNHVSSQFKVKNLQNLIKDGYKLAMGLFITVFLGVISIYGAVGAVADGLTLRTAKYATDALLPVVGGLVADSFELIVNSSLLLKNGIGLIGLVIIAILCVLPSLKILALVLIYRLAGALLQPIGDSPVADSLETIGGSLTLVFGAVAAVGLMFFLALTIVVGAGNLTVMLR, encoded by the coding sequence ATGTGGCGCCATATGCTCTGTCTGTTCCTGGTGCTTCTTCTGTCAGTCAGTCAGCTTTCACTGGCGGTTCCTCCCGCAGCCGCCGCACCGGGCGCCTCGGTCACCCCCTCCCAGGGGTCTTCCGGCGATCCCTCCGGAGGGGGCAGCCCCGCCCCGGCGCCGACGGTGGATCTCTCCGAATTCCAACGGGTCCTCGAGGAACTGGAGCGGGACAAGGGGAAGTACCTGCCCTCTCTGAATCCGCGCACGATCATGGAGGACATCCGCAACGGCAGGGTGAGCCTCTCGATCGGAGAAGTCTTCCGGGGCGTCATGGGCTACCTCTTTCAGGAGGTGCTGGCCAACACGGCGCTGTTGGGGGAACTGATCATCCTGGCGGTCGTCGTCGCCGTCCTTAACCACTTTCAGTCATCCTTTGAATCGGGGGCTGTCTCCAAGACGGCCTTCGCCGTCGGCTACATGGTGCTGATCACCATCGCTATCCATAGCTTTTATGCGGCCGTTCAGACCGGCCGAGGGGCGATCGACGACATGGTTCGGTTCATGCAGGCCATCCTGCCGGTCCTGCTCACCCTGCTGACGGCCATGGGCGGCTTCGCCTCAGGGGCGCTCTTCCATCCCGTCATCTTCGGCGCCATCACCCTGATCAGCACCCTGATCAAGGACTGGATCTTTCCCCTCATCCTTTTCTCGGCTGTGCTGGGGATCCTCAATCATGTCTCCTCCCAGTTCAAGGTGAAAAACCTGCAAAACCTGATCAAAGACGGCTACAAGCTGGCCATGGGGCTGTTTATCACCGTCTTTTTGGGGGTGATCAGCATCTACGGCGCTGTCGGCGCTGTCGCTGACGGCTTGACACTGCGGACGGCCAAGTACGCCACCGACGCCCTGTTGCCGGTCGTGGGCGGCCTTGTGGCCGACAGCTTCGAGCTCATCGTCAACTCGTCGTTGCTGCTCAAAAACGGCATCGGGCTCATCGGCCTGGTCATCATCGCCATCCTCTGCGTCCTGCCGTCCTTGAAGATTTTGGCGCTCGTGCTGATCTATCGGTTGGCCGGCGCGCTGCTCCAGCCCATCGGCGACAGCCCGGTGGCCGACAGCCTGGAGACGATCGGCGGCAGCCTGACCTTGGTCTTCGGCGCCGTCGCTGCCGTGGGGCTCATGTTTTTTCTGGCGCTTACCATCGTCGTCGGGGCCGGCAATCTGACCGTCATGTTGCGGTAA
- the spoIIIAD gene encoding stage III sporulation protein AD, translated as MEILQVVGVGIIATIFLVIVRKQRPELAVQLSIAAGVILFLFVLSKISAVMQVLEDLANKAQINRYYLTTLLKIVGIAYIAEFGAQICRDAGESTIATKVEMAAKIVVMVLALPILLALMDSLMSLLPRGGPS; from the coding sequence GTGGAGATTCTTCAGGTTGTCGGGGTGGGCATCATCGCGACCATCTTTCTGGTCATCGTGCGCAAGCAGCGGCCCGAACTGGCTGTCCAACTGAGCATTGCCGCCGGTGTGATCCTGTTTTTGTTTGTGTTGAGCAAGATTTCCGCCGTCATGCAGGTCCTCGAGGACCTGGCCAACAAGGCGCAGATCAACCGCTACTATCTGACGACGCTGTTGAAGATTGTCGGCATCGCCTATATCGCCGAGTTTGGCGCGCAGATCTGCCGCGATGCCGGCGAATCGACGATCGCCACGAAAGTGGAGATGGCCGCCAAGATCGTCGTGATGGTCTTGGCGCTGCCGATCCTGCTGGCCTTGATGGACTCCCTGATGAGTCTGCTGCCGCGGGGTGGCCCCTCATGA
- the spoIIIAC gene encoding stage III sporulation protein AC — MNMLQIFQIAGIGIVVAIFYSILKEAKREELAQLLAISGVALVTLMVLRLISDLFDQVRSVFSLY; from the coding sequence ATGAACATGTTGCAGATCTTTCAGATCGCCGGCATCGGCATCGTCGTGGCGATTTTTTATTCCATACTGAAAGAAGCGAAACGGGAAGAACTGGCGCAACTGTTGGCCATCAGCGGTGTGGCGCTGGTGACGCTCATGGTCCTTCGCCTGATCAGCGACCTTTTCGATCAGGTCCGGTCAGTCTTTTCCCTCTATTGA
- a CDS encoding stage III sporulation protein AB has product MGKLVGAALIVGAFSAGGFMTARDLRRRRQILASLQSALAMLATEVAFRATHLPEALVQVSRTAGPPVNALFAEAGNRLRRAEGQAASAIWLQSVGDWLPRTPLHPSDGEELARLALGLGAAPREDQLHRIEEVKNRLAYLEQEARERETRMAKVWSYGGVLLGAAVVLTIW; this is encoded by the coding sequence ATGGGGAAGCTGGTCGGCGCAGCGCTGATCGTCGGCGCTTTTTCGGCTGGGGGGTTCATGACGGCGAGGGATCTCCGCCGGCGCAGGCAGATCCTGGCGTCGCTGCAATCGGCGCTGGCGATGTTGGCGACAGAGGTCGCCTTCCGAGCGACCCACCTGCCGGAAGCGCTTGTTCAGGTGAGCCGGACCGCCGGTCCGCCCGTCAATGCCCTCTTTGCCGAAGCGGGCAATCGGTTGCGCCGGGCGGAGGGACAGGCGGCGTCAGCGATCTGGTTGCAGTCGGTCGGCGACTGGCTGCCCCGGACGCCGTTGCATCCTTCTGACGGGGAAGAACTGGCGCGCCTCGCCCTCGGTCTCGGCGCAGCGCCGCGGGAGGATCAATTGCACCGCATCGAAGAGGTGAAAAACCGGCTGGCTTATCTGGAGCAGGAGGCGCGGGAGAGGGAAACCAGGATGGCTAAAGTCTGGTCTTATGGGGGCGTCCTGCTCGGGGCTGCCGTTGTCCTGACCATTTGGTGA
- a CDS encoding stage iii sporulation protein aa — translation MLRDIIRQISTGRPECGLAGKTVGLVDERSEIAACYRGVPQNDVGPRTDVLDGCPKAEGLLRLLRSMGPQVLATDEIGREEDVLAIEEAVHSGVTLLATAHGRNREELLTRPGLERMLKRKVFQRLVVLSRREGPGTVEGIFDAGGNRLKEGRVWGSWSAQR, via the coding sequence CTGCTGCGGGATATCATCCGGCAGATCAGCACAGGGCGACCGGAGTGCGGACTGGCGGGCAAGACGGTAGGGTTGGTGGACGAGCGTTCTGAGATCGCCGCCTGTTATCGGGGTGTCCCGCAAAACGACGTAGGCCCCCGCACCGATGTGCTCGACGGCTGCCCAAAAGCGGAAGGCTTGTTGCGTCTGCTTCGTTCGATGGGTCCCCAGGTGCTGGCCACAGATGAGATCGGCCGCGAGGAGGATGTGCTCGCTATCGAGGAGGCGGTCCACAGCGGTGTCACCCTGTTGGCCACTGCCCATGGACGGAACCGGGAAGAGCTGCTGACGAGGCCGGGTCTGGAGCGGATGTTGAAGCGGAAAGTGTTTCAGCGGCTGGTCGTTCTCAGCCGCCGGGAGGGGCCGGGTACGGTGGAAGGCATCTTCGACGCCGGTGGAAACCGCCTGAAGGAGGGAAGGGTATGGGGAAGCTGGTCGGCGCAGCGCTGA
- a CDS encoding stage III sporulation protein AA: MRWLFSGGADGLTVLDDGAADKRADALKENRDSVRGVKECSSRDKASAQQAAEKEEADGHWTGRLLPYLAPTLRSLLTDVLAARPGLRHEITEIRLRAGRPLALCGRLDDLLLRAVTEEEIMQTMHLIAHCSVYALEQEFRQGFLTLPGGHRVGLAGRVVLDGGRVKTIHPVSSLNIRIARQFLGVADPLLPQLLAVDEGIFFFHPDRLPSRWGEDDTAAGYHPADQHRATGVRTGGQDGRVGGRAF; this comes from the coding sequence TTGCGGTGGCTTTTTTCCGGTGGCGCCGATGGCCTGACGGTGCTCGATGACGGCGCCGCCGATAAGCGGGCAGATGCTCTGAAGGAAAACCGAGACAGTGTCCGTGGAGTCAAGGAATGCTCGTCAAGGGACAAAGCCTCTGCGCAACAGGCCGCCGAAAAAGAAGAGGCTGATGGACACTGGACGGGGCGGCTCTTGCCTTACCTGGCCCCTACGCTCCGTTCTCTCCTGACGGATGTGCTGGCAGCCCGACCGGGGCTGCGCCATGAGATAACGGAGATTCGCCTCCGTGCCGGTCGACCGCTCGCCCTCTGCGGCAGGTTAGATGACCTACTGTTGCGCGCCGTGACTGAGGAAGAAATCATGCAAACGATGCACCTGATCGCCCATTGTTCGGTCTATGCGCTGGAACAGGAGTTCCGGCAAGGATTTCTGACGCTGCCCGGAGGACACCGGGTGGGGCTGGCCGGCCGAGTGGTCCTCGACGGGGGGCGGGTGAAGACGATCCATCCTGTTTCTTCCTTAAATATCCGCATCGCCCGCCAGTTTCTCGGCGTCGCCGACCCTCTGCTGCCCCAACTCCTTGCTGTTGATGAGGGGATTTTTTTTTTCCACCCTGATCGTCTCCCCTCCCGGTGGGGGGAAGACGACACTGCTGCGGGATATCATCCGGCAGATCAGCACAGGGCGACCGGAGTGCGGACTGGCGGGCAAGACGGTAGGGTTGGTGGACGAGCGTTCTGA
- a CDS encoding CD1247 N-terminal domain-containing protein codes for MQKLRQRISYLQGLAEGMNVGTSSREGRLLTEMLQVLGDMADSIDTVKAEQERLDEIVESMDDDLFQLEQDIYEDDDEDDDDIVEIACPSCQENVSFDAKLLDDDDYLEVTCPSCRQGVFIREGDEDGEEQIVMGEEAERDGDCGDAACHRHTH; via the coding sequence TTGCAGAAGCTACGCCAGCGCATCTCCTACCTGCAAGGACTGGCTGAGGGTATGAACGTGGGGACCAGTTCCCGGGAAGGGCGCCTGCTCACGGAAATGCTGCAGGTCCTCGGCGACATGGCCGACTCGATTGACACGGTGAAAGCAGAGCAGGAACGCCTTGACGAGATCGTCGAGAGCATGGATGACGACCTCTTCCAGTTGGAACAGGACATTTATGAAGACGACGATGAAGATGACGATGATATCGTCGAGATCGCCTGTCCATCGTGCCAGGAAAACGTCTCTTTTGATGCTAAGCTGCTCGACGACGATGACTACCTGGAGGTCACCTGCCCCTCCTGTCGGCAAGGGGTCTTCATCCGGGAAGGCGACGAAGACGGGGAGGAACAGATCGTGATGGGTGAGGAAGCGGAACGCGACGGTGACTGCGGCGATGCCGCCTGTCATCGCCATACCCACTGA
- the efp gene encoding elongation factor P, whose amino-acid sequence MISSNDFRTGSTIELDGDAYVVIEFQHVKPGKGAAFVRTKLKNIKTGSVVERTFRAGEKVPKARLERRQMQYLYSDGDDYTFMDVENFEQITLQRDQIEEQLRFLKENMNVHVLTWNGNLMGVELPNTVELKVVATEPGIRGDTATGGSKPATLETGAIVQVPFFINEGEMLIIDTRTGAYVSRA is encoded by the coding sequence ATGATCTCATCGAACGATTTTCGGACGGGTTCGACGATTGAACTGGATGGCGACGCTTATGTCGTCATCGAATTCCAGCACGTCAAGCCCGGCAAAGGCGCCGCCTTCGTGCGGACGAAGCTGAAAAACATCAAGACCGGTTCCGTGGTGGAGCGCACCTTCCGGGCCGGTGAAAAAGTGCCCAAGGCCCGCCTGGAGCGCCGCCAGATGCAGTACCTCTACAGTGACGGCGACGATTACACCTTTATGGATGTGGAGAACTTTGAACAGATCACGCTGCAGCGCGACCAGATCGAAGAGCAGCTCCGTTTCCTGAAGGAGAACATGAACGTTCACGTCCTCACCTGGAACGGCAACCTGATGGGCGTCGAACTGCCCAACACGGTGGAACTGAAAGTGGTCGCCACTGAACCGGGCATCCGCGGCGATACCGCCACCGGCGGCAGCAAGCCGGCCACCTTGGAGACCGGCGCCATCGTCCAAGTCCCCTTCTTCATCAACGAAGGCGAGATGCTGATCATCGACACCCGGACCGGCGCCTACGTTTCCCGCGCTTAA